ATTGCTTGCTTTTGAAAAATCACCGGAACTGGCCAATACTTTCCCATCCAAAACATCATTCTCACAAAACCTATAATTTTTCAGATTCAATGTGTCAAACTTTTCCTTGCAGATATCCGAAACCTCCTTAATCGATTTTTTTGAATTCTTATTATCCTTTAGGATATCGGAAATTCTTCCTATAAAACTTTTATCTGTGAAATTAACCTTTCCCGATAACGTTTCCATGATATCCTGACTTGTTTTAAAATCTAGAGTGTCATAAGAATAATCTGGAGAGGGCATGGATATTACAGTGTTTACAATAAAGATAGCCATCAAAAGAATTGATATTGCCAATATTGACTCTATTAAATAAAAACTTCCTTTTTCATCTGTCATAAATGAGAATAGGATTTTAAAATATTAAAAAAATAGTAAAGTGTGCAAAAATTAATTTGCACGAATGTGTTTTATCACTTTTTCCTTTTTAGCGATAGCCGCATCTGAAGCCTCTTGAACCTTTTGCTTCATTTCTTCAAAGTCTTCAGGGGTTGTTTCACCAACCAACTTTTTGATTTTGGTATAAGCCGCTTCCCTAAATAGAGGAACCAATTTTTCTTCAGTTGAATCCTCTTTTATCAGGATTGGCTCGCCGGAGTTGTTGACCTCACCAATCTCAGATATTGCAACATCATATTTGGAAACTGCCTTTTTGATATCTCCGACAATTTCCGGAGGTGCAATCAGCATCAATGAATCGGTTGACACACCCAATGGATCGATATTTAAAGTTTCAAGCATGTTCAATACATTTGGCGCAACCATCTGCCTTATTTCCTTTTCATAAAACTCAAGACCGACACCGGTTGTATTTGATATCTCATGAGCATCTCCCCTAAGACCACCGTTTGTTACGTCAGTCATTGCATGGATGTCTTTTACAAGGTCAGCTTCAAACAATGCATGTGATGCCTGAACGAAATTGACGTTCATTGTATCCCATACGACATCGAAAAATCCATTGTAAAGTGCAGTTGTTGTAATTGTTCCTCCACCGGAACCTTCTGTTAATAAAATGACATCCCCTTCAGTCGCTCCTTTTCTTGCGGTTGGAGGATATGCTGATACTCCCACACTTCCAACAGCTGATACGAATCTGTCGCCTAAAACCATGTCTCCGCCGACACGCAATGTACTTCCCGCAACTATTGGAACATCCACAAGCTCTGAAACTGCCGCAACACCTGCTGTGAAATCGAATATTTTTGCAACATCACCATCATCTGCAAGGTGAACATCACTCAAGATGGCTACCGGGTCTGCCCCCATTACGCAAACATCCCTGAGTGTTGCTCTGGTTACATGAAAACCGCCTAAAAACGGATATTCACTTAAACGTGAGTGGATTCCATCAACGGCAGTTGTAATGTAAACCTCATCGTTTTTGACTGGGGCCTTCACGACTCCACCATCGTCCTGCTCTGACGGGTTTACCAGTGATGCAGTATTTGTTGATGATACAATTTCTGCAATCTTTCTGTGAACGAAGAAGTCCCCGGCTCCACGGGATCCGACTCCCATCTCGCCCATGAGCACATCAGCCTTGTTAACACTGGCTATTTCCTTTAAAAACTCATCATCACTTTCCTGTAATTTTAAAGTGGTTGAAACTTCATCAATTACTGCCTTTGCCATTTCATAAGAATTTTCTTCTGAAATTTTCTTGTATTCTCTTATTCTAACAGCCAAAATTTCTGCTAGGTCATCATAATCATAATCATCAATTCTTGCTCTTACAAATCCTTCAATATCCATAATCAAATCTCCAAATCAGTGAAATTTTTCAAAATCTTGAGTCCAGCCACCCCGCTCTTTTCCGGGTGAAACTGTGTAGAAAACAAATTATTCTGAGATAAGCTGGCTACCACATCACCACCATACTCGCAGACTCCAGCAATGATATTGTCATCGTCCGGGACCACATGATAGGAGTGAACAAAGTAGAAAAACTCTCCGTCAATGCCTTGCAAAATTGGTGAATCATTGACAACATTCAATTTGTTCCAGCCCATGTGAGGTATTTTCACTCCTTCAGGAAGCAATTCAACATGCCCCTTGAATAAGTCCAGACCTTTAATGCCAGGAGACTCTTCGCTTTCGCTCATCAACACCTGTTGGCCAAGGCAAATTCCCAAAAACGGCTTATCATCACCGACATGTTCTCTTATAACATCTTCAAATGGCTTTAGGTTTTCCATTGCGCTTCCAAAAGCTCCAACACCTGGCAAAACCAAATATTCGCTATTGGCTATTATCTCCTTATCGTCAGTTATCTGAAAGTCACATCCAATCTTTCTAAATCCATTGGAAATGCTTTTAAGGTTTCCGCTTTTATAATCTATAATCGTTATCATTCGTCCAACCACCCGATAGCTGATCTAATCATTCCTCCAAAGTCTGAAAAGACAATTTTATCAGTTCCAAGGGTTTTTGAGTGGGCATCAAGCTCTGCAACAACATGAGTGTAGCCCAAATCCTTTAGAGGCTCCACCAAACGAGGCCCATCGGTTACAGCAACAGATTCTGTGTCAAATTCCTCAATCGGGAATGCATGAGGAACTCCGAATACGACAATCAAATCCAAATCCTTATCTTTCAGGTATTCAGCAGCCCTGTTTGCAGTTATGGGATACTCGTCAAGGCCTCCTGTAATAAAATCCGGTTCGATGTCAAGCTGATTCTTGATGTTTACTGCATGCTGCCTGATTCTTGGAAGGCCTATGTTCTCATCCAAATTGGCCACGAAAACAGGCCTGTTGTCAGGGTTGATTTTTCTATAGTCAAAATTTATGATATCTGAAAATAAATATGATGTTTCCTTTTTAACGTTCAGGACAAATGCGACTTTCTTATTATCCTTCAGTGCATTGACTACCCTTTTTGCAACGCTTTCCTTTGAATCACCGAAATTAGGTTTGATATACTTACCCTGTGCCATTCCACGAGTCTTTTCAACTTCAGTTGCCTTTTCAAGCATTTCAATTTGCCTGTCTGCCTCCTCTCTAGGTATTACACCGCATTCAACGGCAGCATCTAAAACCATTATCGCGCCGACAGTATTGTCGCCCTCGCCAGACCCCCCATGGGATTCGACTGGAATGACTGTGCACGGCAAGTCAGCAGTTGCAATCGCCTCCTTTAAATCCTCGCCGATAATCATGCTTGCGCATGTTCCCGCAATGCCCATCAATTTCGGATGGAACATGTCATAAGCTTCGACTAATGTGTCGACTAGTTTTTCACCGGCACCCAATATGAAATCGTTTTCAGACATTCCTGTAGTTACTACACGCACACCATCGCTTTCTAAAAGTCTGGCTGTTCTAAAACAGCAGCCTGTAGGCCCGTGCATGACAATAACATCTACGTTCATATCCCTTAAAGTGTAAAGGGTAGCGGCAATTGGACTTGGTCTCGGATGCATATTTTTTTCACCTAACAAATTTTTAACAAATAAGTATTTTTAATTCTTAATTAATATAATTAATTAACAAATTCAGGGAGATTGCATTATGAAACTTGACGAGAAAATTTTGGAAGAAAAAATTAGGGAATACAGAAAAACAAAAAGCTGCTCCGAGTCAACCTTGATGGGTCTTTGCGAAACCGCCGAGATTGACATCACAGCTGATGAAATGACCAGATTAGGATGCGGATTTGCAGGCGGAATTGGAGGAACCTTTGATGAGGGAACCTGCGGTGCCGTCACCGGAGCATTGATGGCAAACGGGCTGATTTTAGATGATGTTAGCAAAATCAAAGCCAATGCAAAAGAAATTTTCAATGCCTTTAAAGACGAATACGGAACAGTGAGATGCGACAAGATAAGCGACCACGGCAAAGACAAATCCCCATGCGTCGACTGCTGCGTGTTCATTGCAAAGAAAGTTGCTGACTTGTTGGAGGAATAATCTGCTCGGTGAGTAACCTTAGCCAGAATTTTAGTAAAAAAAAATGATGTCCTCAAATCATATGCGAATAATCTTCATTTGAAGGGTTATATGATTTTGAGGAAACCTACCTAGAATTTATGGTTGAAAATGTAGTCCTCACAATGTTTTTTAAAGAAAGATAGATGATGCTTAAAAGGTGAAAGTAAGGAATATTAAGTAGTGTTTGAAACGAATATTTTACAGTAATTATTCAAAACAATGAAAAAAAAGAAAATATTAAAAATGATTTAAATTATCTACATTTCAATTGTTTGATTAAATATAGCATCATCTAAATCATCTGCTAAAACATCATCAAAGATATATACAACCGCTTTTGATGGAATGTCATTACCAGAAACATATGCAGAACCAGAAACTTTGATAGGTTGATCTTTAGGAACAGAATTCATATTCCAAACAAGAGGGCTCTTATCAATGATTGCACCTGAATCATCATAGAATACTACAACCATTTCTAAATAATCAAATTCTTTAGCCGCTTCTAAATTACAAGTAACTTTATACATACCATAGCCTTCATTATTAATTTTAAGGTCTTCAACGGTTAATTTATCACTATCATCCCCAAATCCAAAGAATCCAGCACTAACAACCGAAACACTCAAAATTGCAAGTATTAAACTTAAAATTAAAATATAACTTTTTCTCATTTTAAACACCCAATATTAATATGTTAATCATAATTATGATTTTTGATAATAAATAATTTTCCATTGTGTTTAAAACTAATATTTTAAAATGAATAATTCAAATGAAAATATAAACTCCCCATAGGATGGCCAGCAAAATAATGTTTAAAACCGTGAATACTGCCAGATACCTGATTTTAAACTCATCATATTCACGAACAATGATTTTATACGAAATCAAGTTTGCCATGGATGCTACAAGTGTTCCAAATCCGCCAATATTGATTCCAACGATGATAGCTTCATAGTTTGTGCTGAAACCGCTGAGCAATATTGCGGCAGGAACATTTGAAATTACCTGGGATGCAACCACACCCCACAACACCTCATTTCCAACGATTGACTTGGTAAACAATGAACTGAAAAACGGAATATTTTCAAGATTTCCAAACAAAATGAAAAGTGCAATGAATGTCAAAAGCAAGTAGTAATCGACACCAAGAAAAACCCTTTTAAAGAAATTTTTGCGATTAAACCTGATTTTTTTCATTTCTGGCAACTCAATATCATCCCGCGGGACAAATAACAACAATACAAATAAAAATATCACAGATGCAATGATATAAGGAAGCAGCAGTAGGAAAAATGACTCGAATGAAATGTTGGAGACAGTGTACATCACGATATTATGCGGAGCGCCGATAGGAAGAACCATGCATCCGACATTAGCGGCAATCGTCTGCAAGCTGACTGTAAATACCGCCAAATCAACCCTATTGACTCTTCTTAAAGCCAAAATGGAAAATGGTACAAAAATAATTAAAGACACATCGTTTGTGATGAATATGGAACTGATAAAACATGTGAAAACCAAAACTAAAACAAGACCTCGAGCGTTTCCAATTTTTCTCAGCAATTTACGGACCAAAATCTCAAAAAGGGATAAATTCTTTAAGACCTCAACAATGACCATGATTACAAAAAGCAATATGACCGTTTCCCAATTGATGTAATATACATAATTAAAACTTGGATGGACGAAAAAACAAGAAACAATAGCTAATATTAATGATATTGAAAATATTATCTCTTTTTTAAAAAAATCAAAGCTTTTATCAACTAAATTAGGCATAATATCTGTTTAAGCTAATATTTTTAAGTTAATCTGCCTCTTCATCCAATGTTTCCAGAAGAAAACTTACAGGCCTGAAGCCGTCATTGCAGGATATCATGGCCGATTTCTTATTTTTCATCCATCCCCCATAGAAATCCTCAGCGCCATTGGCCAATGCAAGCACAAAGGGTGAAACGCTCTCCCATGCACTGTCACAGAAATTATCTGGTTTTTGCCAACCGTTAGCTATGAAAACATCACCCTCTTCAACATCACATTCATGTTCCAGAGGATTTTCATATTTCTCAATCAAATCATCATGCCTCACTTTCCTAACAACAGAGATTTTTACCTTATACAAGCCCATCACCTAACCACATATTTGTTTACATATTATATAATCTAGATTAACAACTGCTAAAATCCTTCACTCCAATTAACATTAACTGCAAGGATTTAAAAAAACGAATCCAAAAAAGCTTTGGGATATATATCCTCAAAAGAAAACAGACTTGAAAACCAAAAACCCAACCGTTAATGTTAAAAAAATAATTAAAAGAAGAATTATCCTCTTGTAACGATGCTTATGATATCGCCGTCTTTCAGCTCATAGTCACTGGCGACACGCATGTTCTTTCTTGCATCCACTGCATGCATGAACTTATCTCCAATATCTGTGTGGACAATATATGCCAGTTCACGTGGAGTTGAGCCCTTAGGAACCAAAAATCCATCAGGCAGGACATTGCCCTTTTGGTCAGTGTATTTATGCTCATCCTGAACAGGATAGACGACAATCCTGCCAAGCAATTCGAAGACTGCATAGTTCAATGCATCCTGAACCCCAGTGCTGCCGTATTTATCCAATATGCTGGTTTGAATATACTCCAAACCTTTGCGTTGGGCTTCAGACAATTCTTCAGGTTTCAGGATTTCAAAATGGTCATCACCGGGCAAATAGCTAATCAAGCCGCTTTCTGCAGCCTTCACTAGTGCAAGCTCTGAACCTGCAGAGGTTGGAATCACGTTCGGATACTTTTCCTTGATTCTTTCGATGTTTGCAGCTGAAGTCGGCAGGTCCGCCTTGTTTGCAATAATCATCATCGGCTTTGCAATGTGCAGAATGTTGCGTGTAAGCTCAATCAAGTCTTCTTCTTCCCATTTGTTGTAATCTGGCTCGATTGTTCTTCTGGCCTCAATGATGTCCTCAATAGCTATTCCTGTTCCGGACAATTGGTCAAACAACACTTTTGAAATGTCAAGGTGCTCGGCACCTACCTTTCTCACAAGCCTTACCCAATTTTTGGACAGTATCCCATACATCCACATTACAATCTCGTTTTCAAGAAATTCCAGATCATCAAGCGGGTCGTGGCTTCCAGCATCGACCGGATTTCCCTCAAGGTCTGTTGAGCCTGAAGCGTCAATGACATTAATAAACACTTTGGCCTGCATCAGTTCATCTAAAAACTTATTACCCAATCCTTTTCCTTCGTGCGCTCCAGGAACTAATCCTGCAACGTCAATCATCTCAATCGGCAATAATCTTTTTCCATCGACACATATGGAATTATGGGGATTGCATATGACGCCCAGTTCCTTACATGGGCAATCCTTAATAACGTGAGCAACCGCCTTATTCGCATCAATTGTTGTAAATGGATAGTTTGCCATTTCAACCCCCGATGCTGTTGCTGAATTGAAAAAAGATGATTTTCCTACATTCGGTTTTCCACAAACTGCAATTTGAAGCATAATAATCACTTTATTTCTAATGACATCATAATTTTTGTTTTTAAAATTATATATAGTTTCAGAAAGTAAATACTATTCAATGAAAGATGAAGAGATTGACCGTCCATCAGCTATGAAAGTTCGCCAGGGAATCCAGGATGCGATAACATATTCATTGCCGGACAAAAAATTCAGTGAAAAGAACATTGATTTAGTGGAAATTGACATCGAATTGAAGAATCTAGGCTGGAACTTCCACAATTACCGCATATTAAATCTAACCGACATTCATTTGGGCCAATGGATTAACCCAAAATATCTAGATGACCTTGTAGACTATGCGAATACATTAAATATCGATTTGATTACATTGACCGGCGACTATTTCTCATATGTCATTGACGAATATATTGAATCGCTGCAGAATTCCTTGAAAAGACTGAAAGCCCCCGACGGCAAGTTGGGAGTTTTGGGAAATCATGACCACTGGATGGGAGCTGAAAAGGTAAGAGATATTTTCAAGGCTGCAGACATCGTTGATTTGAGCAATGATGTAAAAACATTCGAAAAAAATGGGGATTGCTTGAATGTTGCAGGCGTTGATAGCTGTACTGTCTGTGCTGATGATTTAGATAAGGTAATTTCCAAACTGCCGGAAGATGTTCCTACAGTATTGCTTGCCCATGAACCTGATTTTGCAAAAGAATCATCCAAAACTGGGCGGTTTGATTTGCAGATTTCTGGCCATTCACATGGAGGACAATTCATCATTCCCTCATTTGAAACCACCCCTTTTAGAGGGCCGAATTCAACAAAATACCCTGTTGGGCTTTATAATGTAGAAAATATGATTCAATACACAAGCAAGGGGCTTGGAACAAATTCGTTTAGAATAAGAATCAACTGCAAACCAGAGATTACTATAATTACCCTTAAAACCGATAAAAAACAAAAGATACCCTTAAAATGAATAAAGTAAAAACTGATGATTAAAATGACTGGAAAAATTTTTATTATTGGAATTGGCCCGGGCTCAAGCGAATATTTAACCAAAAAAGCCATCGATACTGTAAATGAAAGCGATTACACTGTCGGAAGCACAAGAGCAATTGAACTGTTTGGAGATGTTGAAGGAAAGATTGCATTCAATGTGAAAGACCTGTTGGACAAGCTCGAGGAGGGAGTTCAGCTGGCATGTGACGGCAACACCGTTTCAATATTGTCAACTGGAGATCCTGGTTTTTCAGGAGTCCTGAATACTGTCTTAAGACTTTCGGATGAAAATGGATTTGATAAGGACAAAATTGAAGTGATTCCGGGAATCAGTTCGCTCCAGCTTGCGGCAGCAAAATGCCACATCCAATGGGACAATGCCAACGTGATGACCTTCCATGGAAGGGAAAACATCGAAGACATCCTTCCAGTCATAAACAACGGAAAGACAACAATTGCGCTTCCTTCAAGAAAAGTGAAGGACATGGCCCAGTTCCTGCTTGACAACGGCGTTGAGCCGGCACGAAAAGTTGTTGTCTGTGAACGTCTAAGCTACCCTGATGAGCAAATTGTCGAATCCACTTTAGAAGATATTGCCGAAAGCGAATTTACCTATATGTGCATTATGGTAATATATTAAGACAATTTATTCCCAAAATTCATTTTAAAAGTTATTTATCATTTATTTTTAAAATTAAAGCTTAAATATTCTAGAAATCATACTTTGATTGTTGATTTTGAAAAATTAACGTCAAGGTAGATACTATGAATATTAAAATAAACACCATATGTTTCATTTTCCTATTTGTTTTTTTAATATCGGCAGTTTCCGCTAGCGATTTTGAAAATGGAACATTGAAAGCTATCAAACAGTCTGATTCAAATCAGGAATTAAGTAAGGTAAACAATGTAAAAACGGACAGTTTGGGTGCCGAGCAGACCCCCGAAAAAGTCTACTTGACCGCACCCGACGTTAAAATGCATTACAAGGATGGAAGCATATTTAAGGTTACTCTTAAAGACAAAAGCAAAAAGGCAATAAGCAACGTTAAAGTTAAAATTGCAATAAACGGAGTGACCTACAGCAAGGTAACCGACAAAAAGGGAACAGCATCAATCAACTTGAATTTAAAAAGCGGAATCTACAATGTCTTAACGACATTTGAGGGAACAAGCAAATATTCAAAACAGAGCGCCAAAAGCACTGTAATAATCAAAAGCACAATAAAGTGCAGCGACTTCACAAAATACTATAAAAACACAGCCTCCTATTTTGCCACATTCTATGACCAAAAGGGAAAGCTTTTAAAGAACACAGCAGCAAAAGTTAAATTAAACGGCAAGACATATTCCATAAAAACCAATGCAAAGGGCGTTGGAAAGCTAGCCATTGACCTAAAACCGGGACAATACAGCATTTCCGTGACAAACCCAAAAACCACTGAAACCATAACAAAAACCGTCAACATCAAATCATTGATTGAGACAAATGATCTGACAGTCAATGAAAGCCAAACCGCCAAATTCAATGTGAAAATTTTAAATAGCTATGGAAAAGCATCGCCAAACAAGAAGGTAACGATAACTGTCAACGGCGAAACCTATACGAAAACCACCGATAAAAGTGGAATCGCAACATTGAATCTGAATTTAGATGCCGGAAAATACACAATAACAACAGAATATTCAGGACTTAAATCAATTAACACGATAACAGTGAATAAACTTATAAAAACATCGAAATTCATGCATACAATTCTGATTCCCGATTATGTCAATGTGACTGCCCCATATGTATTTAAAAACTCCCAATATTCTCTAAAAACCGGTTCGAATGGAATAATAAAAATGCCGAAAAATGAGGTTTTCACTGTTGAAATCGGCAATGAAATCTATTTGTTTTCAACCTCCAAAATCGGAGGCATCGATTCCACGGTAATCGGATACAACAATTATCTGATTCCTTTAGACGGAAGCGGAATTAAAAGCAATGTGAATAGAAACAATCTAAAAGACAATGGAATAGTGATTTCAAAAATAGACGGATTTACACAAATAGACTATCAGTCAAACACCAGCGACAATGTGGAACTGTTCGGCATGTATGCAGACAAATACCTCACCAATAGCGAAACAATAACATACATGCAAAATGACCAAATCACAGCCAAAATTAATTTCCAAACATACAGCTTTGATGAAACCGGCCTGAAATACAGTCTGGCAAAATACTATCAAAAATCAATGAATGACTTCAACACAAAAAGCTATGATGAAATCACCAACCACAATGCCGCTTCAATCAGATTTGCAAACTCCAATATTCCTGTAGAATTCACGTATTACGGCAAGAGTATTGCAGGCTATGTCTCCAAAGAGGATTTGATTACCCAATTTACAGTCAATGGAAAACAGGAACTTGAAAAAACGGAAACTATAAGCTATGGGCTTGACATGAAATACCGCAGAAGCCTTGGCTTTGAATTCCTTCAAAGCTACAGCATTATTAACGAGAAGATTACTGCAGACACATTGCAAAATTGGGTTTCCATGAATTCAAAATACTTATCAAGATTTGGCGTGATGAATGTCTATGGAATGCATTTGGCCTCACTTCAAACAGCATGGATGGCAGACGAACTGGCCGATAGCTATTCCAAGGAATTTGAAGTGACCTGGAAGAGAGATAATGGGGTTACAATATTGGGCGGAATAAATCTTGAAAACACTTATCTAAACATTCTGGATGCAGACATGGGAATGAAAGTTAGTGGAAATGAGAAAAATGCCGTATTGTTTAGACTGATTAATTCCATGAACCTGCCGAACCTGGAAGATTATTCCCTATCACAGGTCGCCTGGAGATTTATGGACAACACTACAAATTCACAGGACAACATATTAAATGCAATATTGAAAAATAAGTTCAGCATGGCACAATTGGGAGAAATGATTTACATTTTCTCTGAAGACGGGACAAAATCTGCAATCATGCTCAACTCAACAAGCGGTGTTGCAAAGGTTATATTAAGTCAAAACAATACTGTTTACAAAGGGTCATTGATAGCCACATCCGGAGATTGCTGCAGTGTCGGAATAGTTCCAAAGGACATTATTTCAGGAATCAGAAATCTTTTAAACTCGTTCAATGATGGAATTAACGGTTTGTCTGACATTTTGGATAACTTGCATCCCTTAAGCGTTCTAGCATATTATGGAATTAAGCTAGTATTGGAAAAAACCTTGCAGGGAGCTTCATCAGCATGCCTAGGCCTATTCTCCACAATGGCAGTAATACAAAATGCAGGAACCATATTCAGAGACAATGTAGTAAATCAAAACGACTGGCATAAGCTTATGGATACTGTGGCATTTACAAGGCCAGGTTATCTGCAGGGAAAGAAGATATACAATATTCCAAACGATGAGGGAGGCTATGACTACATTGAAGTGAAAATCAATGGCGATTTGAGTCTAGACAGGGACAATGCCGTATACATAAGCAATGGAAACGTGAGAAAACTAACTAGGCAAGAGACATACGACTACTTTAGCGACGAATACTGGACCCCAA
This sequence is a window from Methanobrevibacter sp.. Protein-coding genes within it:
- a CDS encoding AIR synthase-related protein, whose product is MDIEGFVRARIDDYDYDDLAEILAVRIREYKKISEENSYEMAKAVIDEVSTTLKLQESDDEFLKEIASVNKADVLMGEMGVGSRGAGDFFVHRKIAEIVSSTNTASLVNPSEQDDGGVVKAPVKNDEVYITTAVDGIHSRLSEYPFLGGFHVTRATLRDVCVMGADPVAILSDVHLADDGDVAKIFDFTAGVAAVSELVDVPIVAGSTLRVGGDMVLGDRFVSAVGSVGVSAYPPTARKGATEGDVILLTEGSGGGTITTTALYNGFFDVVWDTMNVNFVQASHALFEADLVKDIHAMTDVTNGGLRGDAHEISNTTGVGLEFYEKEIRQMVAPNVLNMLETLNIDPLGVSTDSLMLIAPPEIVGDIKKAVSKYDVAISEIGEVNNSGEPILIKEDSTEEKLVPLFREAAYTKIKKLVGETTPEDFEEMKQKVQEASDAAIAKKEKVIKHIRAN
- the hisH gene encoding imidazole glycerol phosphate synthase subunit HisH codes for the protein MITIIDYKSGNLKSISNGFRKIGCDFQITDDKEIIANSEYLVLPGVGAFGSAMENLKPFEDVIREHVGDDKPFLGICLGQQVLMSESEESPGIKGLDLFKGHVELLPEGVKIPHMGWNKLNVVNDSPILQGIDGEFFYFVHSYHVVPDDDNIIAGVCEYGGDVVASLSQNNLFSTQFHPEKSGVAGLKILKNFTDLEI
- the cfbD gene encoding Ni-sirohydrochlorin a,c-diamide reductive cyclase catalytic subunit yields the protein MHPRPSPIAATLYTLRDMNVDVIVMHGPTGCCFRTARLLESDGVRVVTTGMSENDFILGAGEKLVDTLVEAYDMFHPKLMGIAGTCASMIIGEDLKEAIATADLPCTVIPVESHGGSGEGDNTVGAIMVLDAAVECGVIPREEADRQIEMLEKATEVEKTRGMAQGKYIKPNFGDSKESVAKRVVNALKDNKKVAFVLNVKKETSYLFSDIINFDYRKINPDNRPVFVANLDENIGLPRIRQHAVNIKNQLDIEPDFITGGLDEYPITANRAAEYLKDKDLDLIVVFGVPHAFPIEEFDTESVAVTDGPRLVEPLKDLGYTHVVAELDAHSKTLGTDKIVFSDFGGMIRSAIGWLDE
- a CDS encoding C-GCAxxG-C-C family protein gives rise to the protein MKLDEKILEEKIREYRKTKSCSESTLMGLCETAEIDITADEMTRLGCGFAGGIGGTFDEGTCGAVTGALMANGLILDDVSKIKANAKEIFNAFKDEYGTVRCDKISDHGKDKSPCVDCCVFIAKKVADLLEE
- a CDS encoding SLC13 family permease gives rise to the protein MPNLVDKSFDFFKKEIIFSISLILAIVSCFFVHPSFNYVYYINWETVILLFVIMVIVEVLKNLSLFEILVRKLLRKIGNARGLVLVLVFTCFISSIFITNDVSLIIFVPFSILALRRVNRVDLAVFTVSLQTIAANVGCMVLPIGAPHNIVMYTVSNISFESFFLLLLPYIIASVIFLFVLLLFVPRDDIELPEMKKIRFNRKNFFKRVFLGVDYYLLLTFIALFILFGNLENIPFFSSLFTKSIVGNEVLWGVVASQVISNVPAAILLSGFSTNYEAIIVGINIGGFGTLVASMANLISYKIIVREYDEFKIRYLAVFTVLNIILLAILWGVYIFI
- a CDS encoding TIGR04076 family protein, with the translated sequence MGLYKVKISVVRKVRHDDLIEKYENPLEHECDVEEGDVFIANGWQKPDNFCDSAWESVSPFVLALANGAEDFYGGWMKNKKSAMISCNDGFRPVSFLLETLDEEAD
- a CDS encoding redox-regulated ATPase YchF; the encoded protein is MLQIAVCGKPNVGKSSFFNSATASGVEMANYPFTTIDANKAVAHVIKDCPCKELGVICNPHNSICVDGKRLLPIEMIDVAGLVPGAHEGKGLGNKFLDELMQAKVFINVIDASGSTDLEGNPVDAGSHDPLDDLEFLENEIVMWMYGILSKNWVRLVRKVGAEHLDISKVLFDQLSGTGIAIEDIIEARRTIEPDYNKWEEEDLIELTRNILHIAKPMMIIANKADLPTSAANIERIKEKYPNVIPTSAGSELALVKAAESGLISYLPGDDHFEILKPEELSEAQRKGLEYIQTSILDKYGSTGVQDALNYAVFELLGRIVVYPVQDEHKYTDQKGNVLPDGFLVPKGSTPRELAYIVHTDIGDKFMHAVDARKNMRVASDYELKDGDIISIVTRG
- a CDS encoding metallophosphoesterase; protein product: MKDEEIDRPSAMKVRQGIQDAITYSLPDKKFSEKNIDLVEIDIELKNLGWNFHNYRILNLTDIHLGQWINPKYLDDLVDYANTLNIDLITLTGDYFSYVIDEYIESLQNSLKRLKAPDGKLGVLGNHDHWMGAEKVRDIFKAADIVDLSNDVKTFEKNGDCLNVAGVDSCTVCADDLDKVISKLPEDVPTVLLAHEPDFAKESSKTGRFDLQISGHSHGGQFIIPSFETTPFRGPNSTKYPVGLYNVENMIQYTSKGLGTNSFRIRINCKPEITIITLKTDKKQKIPLK
- a CDS encoding cobalt-precorrin-7 (C(5))-methyltransferase, coding for MTGKIFIIGIGPGSSEYLTKKAIDTVNESDYTVGSTRAIELFGDVEGKIAFNVKDLLDKLEEGVQLACDGNTVSILSTGDPGFSGVLNTVLRLSDENGFDKDKIEVIPGISSLQLAAAKCHIQWDNANVMTFHGRENIEDILPVINNGKTTIALPSRKVKDMAQFLLDNGVEPARKVVVCERLSYPDEQIVESTLEDIAESEFTYMCIMVIY